tatgTTAACGTTATCGACCAGAAGATTTACTATCTTTCTCTGATTGCATTCATGTGAAACAAGGAGACTGGTATACTTTTCACAGTGTTATGTTTTACTAAGGCCCTTGTATAACTTGTACAATTTATTCAGACGTACCCATTAAAGCTGATGACGTTAAATCCGATCGGTTGAATATTTATGTCTGTGATAACTTTTTGGATAATTGTATGAGACGTCTGGCTAAATTTATGTGATATTTGTTTAGATAATCAACATTaactatattatattttaaaattaaggaAGCTGGATGATCATAAatttaaccatcagatcttccTAGAATTATAAGATATGATTGGTTTAACTATAAGctaaataaatatttagtagaaaaaaaaatcatttatttacatactTTACATTTTAAGTTTGTATTTTCCTATATTATCTTAAAAAGCTCTTCTTCTGACAGAGATCAATACAGTATAAACCTGACCACGACCACCGAACCTTCTTAATCATACATTAATGTGTTTTGTTCATTCTGTTTTTAGACATACAGCTGTTTTGATTCTACTCCTGACAAGTTTTGCGGGAATGCATTTGatgacgtcaaagttaaactGAGCGCAACTTCCTCCTCGTCATCTTCGTCGTCAGGGTCGTTTACGTTGAAGGTCACgacaaaaaacacaaacaatGGTAAGGAGAAATTGTTATGATGCAAAGCAAGGATTtccaaaaaattgatttaacatAAGATATAAATACGCACTATTAAAGATAACTGCATCGTATAATTTTgtgaataagaatatttttattgtttgaggATTTTTAGAACTTGCCATTGATCAAACTGATGGTTTTTATTAGTCAGAGGCTCATTTTTTATTTCCGATCTTGACTCTGTTAAACGGAATGTGTGTGCCTCCTGTCTAAAATCTCTGCCAGGCATAGATCTTTTCACACAAATACAGGAAGCATATAAATGTCACGAATTGACGTCATTTCCTCTTCCACAGCTGGAATCGTGGCGGGGGCGGTTGTCGGGGGCGTGGTTTTCGCCATCTTTGTTGTCTTGGTGATCATCATCGTCTGTAGACGACGACGCCTGCATCCTGGGACAGTAGTATTAGGGAGTGGAAACCAACAGCAGGTCGTGACGTCAACAGCCACGTCATCATATGCAGGAGGTAAAACTGATACATGATgtgtattataataattatattattgtatttttcaaacgcagaaaaaatgaaaatgataattatagaTATAATAGATAAGGAACTTTGACTTTGTAACGTTGGTTAATGCATTTAATCACTAATGTATAAACCTTCTGGTATATAGTTGGttcattgaataattatgtatttcCATTTACATGCATCCAAAACAGCAAGatttatcatttctttgatGCATTTCTTTAGGTTTTTCTAATCAAAACTATGCAGCGCCACCTCCATATCCCGGTGTAGATAACTCAGGAAAAGTGATGAATTCATATCCACCCCCGCCCACCACTGGATACAATGCGCCGCAATATCCCGGCACTGGATACAACGCCACAGGATATTCCGCCAATCAGTGCCCGCCATACCCAGCGAACTAACAAATGTAGATCGTTACATGTTAGTTTTACGTGAACCAACAAATATTTCATGGACAAACTgacgttatatatacatacatgtattactgaatgtaatatctaaaaaaaaaaaatttacctttTCCAGAAATGTACCGGGCATTGTACTTTGTAAGGGAACATCTGTATGACAATAAAATAACTTACATTCATATTTCAAATGGGTTCAATAATTTGTATTTCAGCAGCATGTATACCATGTTCAAGGAAGGATGTTTCGATTGACATTGATGCCACCAACCCTTTCTATTATTGTTCTGCATTTCATTTTGCGCAATGTTTCGATATTCAACAATAATGTACTTCTTCCCAACTATTCTAATTCAGTGGAACATACCGGTATTCCTTTCTTGAATCCCTTGGACATAGCTAAAATAAAGTTATGAagaataaataatacaaagaaaacgaagaatttttacatttataaatctttttctcgatcctttataatttataattatgaGTTTTCAAAGCCGGCAAATTGAGACGAACAATGTATCAATCACGTATCAAGGCATTTCCATGTGTGTTGATAGAATTGTGAatttaactagacacgatctcgttgcgagcaacgaggaggtcttccgtccgctgaagacggaagaccctaataataaaacactgtttttgtctaaatcttaattaaagagtgtttttcaacttgttttaCAGTCAaacacccttttatgttgaatattttagttagaaaattagacaaaaaggagagaaagaaatagagagaaagaacaaatcttggctctggcgagattagaacacacagcctttgcaggtgtctcaaaacattgctgacgcgaaataattcccattttagtaagaaaattagacaaaaaggagagaaagaaatagagagaaagaacaaatcttggctctggcgagattagaacacacagcctttgcaggtgtctcaaaacattgctgacgcgaaataattcccgaatttgtctttgaattttgggagtttccgcccgggagaggagttgagtttttgtatgagatgaaaaacaacgtgtaagatgtctgactattcaggtttggtaacagtgcgaggtcatttgaaatattgatgcgtgtttgtgtctggagggggggggagtgaaaagacccgagcttgatttttcgtcttaaataaatcgaaaatagaatttttaggtgtggatctcggattcggttaacaacaattaggggaagtcctaaaacaatgactgatgcattttacccatgtatttcagtgttgagaacgttttttcgtgtcgtttactattatgcttgactgttttatttcagcaggattgataacatctttataaatgtagaaataacgaaatcagtaacacgtaaatttattcggtaaaaatttgatgacagtaatttccacagttctaacattcataagtagttcacacgctatcgtagatacagattaaacggaaaacaagaaatatacacgcaacagaaatattacgcggcagcttacatgtactgtgtaaattttaagtccccgtacaggctatactcgccgtttgatctcaggaatttcttcttaattgttcaatctgctgcatatttggcagacaataagaatggggtccgaggtacatttacacaaaatttcattcggattgagtaaggggctcgggagttagaattttttctacagtacatgtcaagcac
This genomic window from Crassostrea angulata isolate pt1a10 chromosome 8, ASM2561291v2, whole genome shotgun sequence contains:
- the LOC128161477 gene encoding uncharacterized protein LOC128161477 isoform X1 — encoded protein: MTYVNSCEPLLKSICKKKMWQQITLITVIYLCTSVSGSTEYLDFDKSCDNYLNSYTIYDDETYYIRWKGARPKLYSPCSYTFSPFDTDYKVCVEAVDLSINDCSVKLQYYGGLIGGLLKRTYSCFDSTPDKFCGNAFDDVKVKLSATSSSSSSSSGSFTLKVTTKNTNNAGIVAGAVVGGVVFAIFVVLVIIIVCRRRRLHPGTVVLGSGNQQQVVTSTATSSYAGGFSNQNYAAPPPYPGVDNSGKVMNSYPPPPTTGYNAPQYPGTGYNATGYSANQCPPYPAN
- the LOC128161477 gene encoding uncharacterized protein LOC128161477 isoform X2: MMKMWQQITLITVIYLCTSVSGSTEYLDFDKSCDNYLNSYTIYDDETYYIRWKGARPKLYSPCSYTFSPFDTDYKVCVEAVDLSINDCSVKLQYYGGLIGGLLKRTYSCFDSTPDKFCGNAFDDVKVKLSATSSSSSSSSGSFTLKVTTKNTNNAGIVAGAVVGGVVFAIFVVLVIIIVCRRRRLHPGTVVLGSGNQQQVVTSTATSSYAGGFSNQNYAAPPPYPGVDNSGKVMNSYPPPPTTGYNAPQYPGTGYNATGYSANQCPPYPAN
- the LOC128161477 gene encoding uncharacterized protein LOC128161477 isoform X3 codes for the protein MWQQITLITVIYLCTSVSGSTEYLDFDKSCDNYLNSYTIYDDETYYIRWKGARPKLYSPCSYTFSPFDTDYKVCVEAVDLSINDCSVKLQYYGGLIGGLLKRTYSCFDSTPDKFCGNAFDDVKVKLSATSSSSSSSSGSFTLKVTTKNTNNAGIVAGAVVGGVVFAIFVVLVIIIVCRRRRLHPGTVVLGSGNQQQVVTSTATSSYAGGFSNQNYAAPPPYPGVDNSGKVMNSYPPPPTTGYNAPQYPGTGYNATGYSANQCPPYPAN